One window of the Microplitis demolitor isolate Queensland-Clemson2020A chromosome 10, iyMicDemo2.1a, whole genome shotgun sequence genome contains the following:
- the LOC103577818 gene encoding uridine-cytidine kinase isoform X1: protein MADVPIIDLGSMTRKMSYGFNNRFNGVEGKTPFLIGVSGGTASGKSTVCKRIMEKLGQVDMDHTERQVVCISQDSFYRDLTPAEKVKAEKGQFNFDHPDAFDNDLILSTLQDILAGVKCEVATYDYRTNSLLRDQTTTIYPADVVLFEGILVFYFPKIRDLFHMKLFVDTDSDTRLARRVPRDINERGRDLEYVLNQYMNFVKPAFEEFCLPTKKFADVIIPRGADNTVAIDLIVHHIWDILHSKKMNGAEMAPVPGQHPYLHRRRISTSSDTLSR from the exons atggcTGATGTACCAATAATTGATTTGGGTTCGATGACACGTAAAATGTCATACGGTTTCAACAATCGGTTCAATGGAGTCGAAGGTAAAACTCCATTTCTTATCGGAGTGTCTGGTGGAACTGCTAGCGGCAAGTCGACGGTCTGCAAGAGAATAATGGAAAAGTTGGGCCAAGTGGACATGGATCACACGGAGCGGCAAGTCGTTTGTATTTCCCAGGATTCATTTTATCGGGACCTTACTCCTGCTGAAAAAGTAAAGGCCGAGAAAGGACAATTCAACTTTGATCATCCCGATGCCTTTGACAATGATCTCATTCTGTCGACTCTCCAAGATATTCTTGCTGGAGTAAAGTGCGAAGTTGCTACTTATGATTATAGGACCAATAgctt actGAGAGACCAGACGACAACAATTTATCCCGCAGACGTCGTTTTATTTGAAGGAATTCTCGTGTTCTACTTTCCCAAAATTCGTGATCTTTTTCACATGAAGCTTTTTGTTGACACAGACTCAGATACACGACTTGCACGTCGCg TTCCTCGGGATATTAATGAACGTGGTCGTGATCTTGAGTACGTGTTGAACCAGTACATGAATTTTGTAAAACCAGCCTTCGAAGAATTTTGTCTGCccactaaaaaatttgctgACGTTATTATTCCTCGCGGTGCTGACAatacag TGGCGATAGACCTTATCGTGCACCACATCTGGGACATTTtgcattcaaaaaaaatgaatggagCTGAAATGGCACCAGTGCCCGGGCAGCATCCATATCTTCATCGTAGGCGCATTTCTACATCATCAGACACCCTCAGcagatga
- the LOC103577819 gene encoding folylpolyglutamate synthase, mitochondrial: MNCVRLLNTFKKMVMTSQYCTANYQSAIEALNNLQSNAAYLRTASRYDVGNTTLKETEKYLLRSGLTLEDLKKLSVIHVAGTKGKGSTCAFTESILRHHGYKTGLYTSPHLISVRERIRINGQSISEEIFTEEFWRLHNSLSSQKDHEADMPPYFRFLTILMFHVFLRASVDVAIVEVGIGGLYDCTNIIPQPVCVGITRLDLDHTALLGDTLPLIAAQKAGIFKKNVPAFSVTQPSETIQILRGKASAICCPLNFVSAISCHEFKKNPPELGVSSEVQYSNAALAIELSRTWLSNRQNSINNSVIDYDKVETGLKLCKWPGRTQILKTKSLDFYLDGAHTQESMNCCVEWFSKKKSVGKKSVLIFNATGNRDAKSLLEILGRVQFSGAYFVPNFSGIFLKEMENRVLPVPEQAKRCQINYEHWVVNNNNKGACANSVKEALEMIESEFKAEQVQVLITGSLHLIGAALALLDPELKMHSD; encoded by the exons ATGAATTGCGTTAGATTACTCAATACATTTAAGAAAATGGTTATGACTTCTCAATATTGTACGGCAAATTACCAG agTGCTATTGAAGCTTTAAATAATCTACAATCAAATGCTGCGTATTTGAGAACGGCATCGAGATATGACGTGGGTAATACTACCCTCAAGGAAacggaaaaatatttactcag ATCAGGCTTAACTTTGGAAGActtaaaaaagttatcagtGATCCACGTAGCAGGAACTAAAGGCAAAGGATCAACATGCGCGTTCACGGAGTCAATTCTTCGTCATCACGGTTACAAAACCGGACTCTACACATCTCCGCACCTCATATCAGTCCGAGAGCGCATACGAATAAACGGGCAGTCAATTTCCGAGGAAATATTTACCGAAGAATTTTGGCGGCTTCACAACTCACTTTCTTCCCAAAAAGATCATGAGGCCGACATGCCTCCGTACTTTAGATTCTTGACCATTCTCATGTTTCACGTCTTTCTTCGAGCCTCAGTTGACGTCGCCATAGTCGAAGTTGGTATCGGTGGGCTTTACGACTGCACCAATATTATTCCCCAGCCCGTATGCGTTGGGATAACTCGCCTAGACTTAGACCACACCGCACTTTTAGGTGACACGTTGCCTTTAATTGCTGCCCAGAAAgcaggaatttttaaaaaaaatgttcccGCTTTTTCAGTAACTCAGCCGTCAGagacaattcaaattttacgcGGAAAGGCCAGCGCCATCTGTTGTCCATTGAATTTTGTGTCCGCCATTTCGTGtcacgaatttaaaaaaaatccaccgGAATTAGGAGTTTCTTCAGAGGTTCAATATTCTAATGCTGCTTTAGCGATCGAATTATCGCGGACCTGGTTAAGTAACAgacaaaattcaataaataattcggtAATTGATTATGACAAAGTTGAAACTGGGCTGAAATTATGCAAATGGCCAGGACGGACACAGATTTTAAAGACTAAGAGCTTGGATTTTTACTTAGATGGCGCGCACACGCAGGAAAGTATGAACTGCTGCGTCGAGTGgttcagcaaaaaaaaatccgtgggaaaaaaatcagttttgatttttaatgcaACAGGAAATAGAGACGCGAAGAGTTTGCTGGAGATTTTGGGGAGGGTTCAATTTAGTGGAGCGTATTTTGTACCGAATTTctcgggaatttttttaaaagaaatggaAAATCGAGTGCTGCCGGTTCCTGAGCAGGCGAAAAGATGCCAAATTAATTACGAGCACTGggttgttaataataataataagggtGCGTGTGCTAATTCGGTTAAAGAAGCGCTGGAGATGATTGAATCCGAGTTTAAAGCCGAGCAAGTTCAGGTTTTGATTACGGGGTCACTGCATTTAATTGGCGCTGCT
- the LOC103577817 gene encoding ubiquitin-like protein 5: MLEITCNDRLGKKVRVKCNPDDTIGDLKKLIAAQTGTHWEKIVLKKWYTIYKDHIKLQDYEIHDGMNLELYYQ; encoded by the coding sequence ATGTTGGAAATAACTTGCAATGATCGTTTGGGAAAAAAAGTACGAGTTAAATGTAACCCAGACGACACAATTGGagatttaaagaaattaattgcCGCTCAAACTGGAACTCACTgggaaaaaattgttttgaaaaaatggtaCACTATTTACAAGGATCATATTAAGCTACAGGACTATGAGATTCATGATGGAATGAACTTAGAATTGTATTATCAGTAA
- the LOC103577818 gene encoding uridine-cytidine kinase isoform X2 has translation MADVPIIDLGSMTRKMSYGFNNRFNGVEGKTPFLIGVSGGTASGKSTVCKRIMEKLGQVDMDHTERQVVCISQDSFYRDLTPAEKVKAEKGQFNFDHPDAFDNDLILSTLQDILAGVKCEVATYDYRTNSLLRDQTTTIYPADVVLFEGILVFYFPKIRDLFHMKLFVDTDSDTRLARRVPRDINERGRDLEYVLNQYMNFVKPAFEEFCLPTKKFADVIIPRGADNTVAIDLIVQHIRDLLADCAGRVVVESESPINYPDGLLKRPH, from the exons atggcTGATGTACCAATAATTGATTTGGGTTCGATGACACGTAAAATGTCATACGGTTTCAACAATCGGTTCAATGGAGTCGAAGGTAAAACTCCATTTCTTATCGGAGTGTCTGGTGGAACTGCTAGCGGCAAGTCGACGGTCTGCAAGAGAATAATGGAAAAGTTGGGCCAAGTGGACATGGATCACACGGAGCGGCAAGTCGTTTGTATTTCCCAGGATTCATTTTATCGGGACCTTACTCCTGCTGAAAAAGTAAAGGCCGAGAAAGGACAATTCAACTTTGATCATCCCGATGCCTTTGACAATGATCTCATTCTGTCGACTCTCCAAGATATTCTTGCTGGAGTAAAGTGCGAAGTTGCTACTTATGATTATAGGACCAATAgctt actGAGAGACCAGACGACAACAATTTATCCCGCAGACGTCGTTTTATTTGAAGGAATTCTCGTGTTCTACTTTCCCAAAATTCGTGATCTTTTTCACATGAAGCTTTTTGTTGACACAGACTCAGATACACGACTTGCACGTCGCg TTCCTCGGGATATTAATGAACGTGGTCGTGATCTTGAGTACGTGTTGAACCAGTACATGAATTTTGTAAAACCAGCCTTCGAAGAATTTTGTCTGCccactaaaaaatttgctgACGTTATTATTCCTCGCGGTGCTGACAatacag tGGCAATAGACTTGATAGTACAACACATAAGAGATCTATTAGCTGACTGTGCCGGTAGAGTTGTCGTGGAGTCTGAAAGTCCAATTAATTATCCTGACGGTTTACTCAAAAGACCTCACTAA